In Halovulum dunhuangense, the sequence CGTTCCTGAACAACATCTACGAGGGGCTTGTGCGCCGCGACCGCGAGATGCGGATCGAGCCCTCGCTCGCCACGGCCTGGGCGCCGCTCGAGGGCGAGGATGGCTGGCGCTTCACGCTGCGCCAGGGGGTCCGCTTTCATGGCGGCGAGGAATTCACCGCCGACGACGTGCTGTTTTCCTACGAGCGGGGCCGGTCCGACAGTTCGGACGTGCGGTCCTGGTTCGCGCCCGTCACCGAGGTGCGGGTGGTGGATGACCACACCGTCGATTTCCTGACCGCCGGGCCGAACCCGCTCTTTCCCGACAGCATCGCGAATTTCATGATCCTCGACCGCGGCTGGGCCGAGGCGAACGGCGCCGAACTGCCCGCCCGCGACGAGGAGAAGCACACCACCCGCAACACGAACGGGACCGGGCCCTTCATCCTGACCGCCCGCGATCCGGGCGTGGATATCCGGCTCAGGAACAACCCCGACTGGTGGGACACGCCCGAGCACAACGTGACCGAGGCGATCTTCACCCCCATCGGCAACGCGGCGACCGGGCTTGCGGCGCTGCTGTCGTCCGAGATCGACATGCTCGCCCCGATCCCGATCCAGGACGTGGAGCGGCTGGGCCAGACCGACGGCATCCGCATCTTCGAGGGGCTGGAGGCGCGGGTCATCATGCTGGGCTTCGGCCACGACAAGGACAGTCTCACCTACGGGTCGGGAGACGTGGAGGTGAACCCCTTCCAGGACGTGCGCGTGCGCCGCGCCGTGGCCCATGCGATCAATGTCGAGGCGATCGACCAGGTGCTGATGGCGGGCAAGGCCGAGCCTGCCAGCCAGCTTCAGCCCGCGGGCCTGTCGGGCTATTCCGAGGCGCATGCCGAGCGCCCCGCCCATGACGAGGGCATGGCGCGCGCGCTGCTGGAAGAGGCGGGCTATCCCGACGGCTTTTCCTTCGGGCTGCGCTGCCCCAACGACCGCTATCTCAACGACGAGGCGGTCTGCCAGGCGATCACCGGCATGTTGCAGCGGGTCGGGCTGAACGCGCAGCTCGACGCGATCCCGGTGCGCACCTATTGGGACGAACTGCGGGCGGGCAATTACGACGTCTACCTTCTGGGCTGGTCGCCCGGCACCTTCGACGCCGAGCATCCGATGCGCTTTCTCGCCGCGACGCCCGACGGCACGCTTGGCAGCTGGAACTTCGGCGGCTACTCGAACGCGCGGATCGACGAACTTCTGCCGATGGTCCAGCAGGAACTGGACCCGGCGGCGCGGCAGGCCATGCTCGACGAGATGGCGATGATCCTTCAGGACCAGATGGCCTATGTGCCGCTCTACGAGGAGCCGCTGGTCTGGGCCGCGCGCGAAGGCATCGACCTGGTCCAGCGCCCGGACAACTTCTTCATGCTGCGCTGGGTGACGGTGGAATGACACGCGCCGTCTGAGCGCCTTCGGGGCAGGGGGCTTGCGCCGCCTTGCCCCAGATCAATGTCCGTGCCCGCCGGCCGTGCTGTGATCCCCGTGCATTCACGCAAGGAAGGAGCGCGCACATGGA encodes:
- a CDS encoding ABC transporter substrate-binding protein, coding for MARNSLILASTALALIGGAAAAETFRWAGTTDPQTMDPHAANLAPVTSFLNNIYEGLVRRDREMRIEPSLATAWAPLEGEDGWRFTLRQGVRFHGGEEFTADDVLFSYERGRSDSSDVRSWFAPVTEVRVVDDHTVDFLTAGPNPLFPDSIANFMILDRGWAEANGAELPARDEEKHTTRNTNGTGPFILTARDPGVDIRLRNNPDWWDTPEHNVTEAIFTPIGNAATGLAALLSSEIDMLAPIPIQDVERLGQTDGIRIFEGLEARVIMLGFGHDKDSLTYGSGDVEVNPFQDVRVRRAVAHAINVEAIDQVLMAGKAEPASQLQPAGLSGYSEAHAERPAHDEGMARALLEEAGYPDGFSFGLRCPNDRYLNDEAVCQAITGMLQRVGLNAQLDAIPVRTYWDELRAGNYDVYLLGWSPGTFDAEHPMRFLAATPDGTLGSWNFGGYSNARIDELLPMVQQELDPAARQAMLDEMAMILQDQMAYVPLYEEPLVWAAREGIDLVQRPDNFFMLRWVTVE